Proteins from one Vibrio coralliirubri genomic window:
- a CDS encoding IS5 family transposase, which yields MPKPRYKTTNWKQYNRSLINRGSLTFWIDEEAISGWAQSKQNKRGRPRRFSDLAITTALMVKRVFSMPLRALQGFIDSIFRLAHVPLSCPHYTCISRRAKQVEVSFKTKTRGAIQHLAIDATGLKVYGEGEWKVKKHGTDGKRRVWRKLHIAVDTNTHEIIAAELSLSTVTDGEVLPNLLKQTRRSILEVSGDGAYDTRACHAAIKIKGAIALIPPREGAAFWERGHPRNLAVGCQKLYDSNKYWKERYGYHKRSLSETAMYRVKQLLGGKLSLRNYNAQVGETYAMIKALNKLTGLGMPETCRID from the coding sequence ATGCCTAAGCCTCGTTATAAAACAACCAACTGGAAGCAATACAACCGATCACTCATTAACCGTGGTTCTCTGACTTTTTGGATTGATGAAGAAGCAATAAGCGGATGGGCGCAAAGCAAACAGAATAAGCGCGGTAGGCCGCGTCGGTTCAGTGATTTAGCTATCACGACAGCACTCATGGTCAAACGAGTTTTTTCTATGCCATTGAGAGCGCTGCAAGGATTTATCGACTCGATATTTAGGTTAGCCCATGTACCGTTAAGTTGTCCGCATTACACCTGCATCAGTCGTAGAGCCAAGCAAGTTGAGGTTTCATTTAAGACTAAAACGAGAGGAGCGATACAGCACCTAGCCATTGATGCTACTGGCCTTAAGGTTTATGGCGAAGGTGAATGGAAAGTCAAAAAACATGGGACGGATGGCAAGCGTAGAGTCTGGCGAAAGCTGCATATTGCAGTCGATACCAACACTCATGAGATCATTGCCGCCGAGCTAAGTTTATCGACGGTTACAGATGGAGAAGTACTCCCGAACTTACTGAAACAAACACGCCGAAGTATCCTTGAGGTGTCTGGTGATGGCGCTTACGACACGAGAGCGTGTCACGCTGCTATTAAGATTAAGGGAGCTATTGCGCTTATTCCCCCAAGAGAAGGGGCTGCCTTCTGGGAGCGTGGTCACCCTCGAAATCTCGCCGTGGGTTGCCAGAAATTATACGACTCAAATAAGTATTGGAAAGAGCGGTATGGATACCACAAACGTTCACTCTCAGAAACAGCGATGTATCGAGTTAAACAGTTGCTAGGAGGGAAACTGAGCTTAAGAAATTACAATGCCCAGGTGGGTGAAACTTACGCGATGATAAAAGCGTTGAACAAGCTTACTGGGTTAGGTATGCCTGAAACTTGTCGTATTGACTAA
- a CDS encoding zeta toxin family protein gives MVILDLNDEELAIRDWAVIFAKKNRTKICRRLTDKAVYLPEEAPVSVFMSGSPGAGKTESSKELVASISDGHVQVLRLDPDDLRIEFEDYDGSNSYLFQRAVVILVERSMDYIFKNGQSFLLDGTLSSYHVAEKNIQRSLDKDRDVLIIFVYQRPELAWEFVNAREKVEGRKILPEHFVEQFFGSQAVIEALKEKFGKKIQVDLLMKDNDGSTRTYHSNVSSLKPYLKPNYTVEEVNKIVGI, from the coding sequence ATGGTCATCTTGGATCTTAATGACGAAGAACTGGCAATCAGGGACTGGGCAGTCATCTTTGCCAAGAAAAACAGGACTAAGATTTGTAGAAGGCTTACTGATAAAGCAGTTTACCTTCCAGAAGAGGCTCCTGTATCTGTCTTTATGAGTGGCTCTCCAGGGGCAGGGAAAACAGAATCATCTAAAGAATTAGTTGCTTCTATCTCTGATGGTCATGTGCAAGTTCTTCGTCTAGATCCTGATGACTTACGCATTGAATTTGAAGATTACGATGGTTCGAATTCATACCTATTTCAGCGTGCAGTTGTTATTCTTGTTGAACGTTCGATGGACTATATCTTTAAGAATGGTCAGAGTTTTTTGTTAGATGGAACGTTATCAAGCTACCATGTAGCGGAAAAAAACATTCAAAGATCTTTAGACAAAGACAGAGATGTACTGATAATATTTGTGTATCAACGCCCTGAACTGGCATGGGAATTTGTTAACGCGAGAGAAAAAGTTGAAGGTAGAAAAATTCTCCCTGAACACTTCGTAGAACAATTCTTTGGTTCTCAGGCAGTTATAGAGGCGTTGAAGGAAAAATTCGGTAAAAAGATCCAAGTCGACTTGTTGATGAAAGATAATGATGGCAGCACTAGAACTTATCATAGTAACGTTAGTAGCTTGAAACCTTATCTGAAACCGAATTATACTGTAGAAGAAGTAAACAAAATTGTGGGCATTTAA
- the radC gene encoding RadC family protein translates to MSAHAQYSNVSLFTSEEKGILDQAASILKSKLFISEQTPLTSPELVKSFCQTSLAACESEVFGVIFLDNQHRVLRTQEMFYGTVNAASVYPREVVKASLVTNASAVILYHNHPSGDATPSQADCRITRQLTDALALVDIRVLGHFVVSFESVVSFSELGWI, encoded by the coding sequence ATGTCAGCACATGCTCAATACTCAAATGTATCGTTATTCACATCAGAAGAAAAGGGCATCCTTGACCAGGCCGCAAGCATTCTCAAATCCAAACTGTTTATCTCAGAACAAACGCCATTAACCTCGCCTGAATTGGTGAAGTCGTTCTGCCAAACGTCATTGGCCGCCTGTGAATCGGAAGTGTTTGGGGTTATCTTCCTCGATAACCAACATCGAGTGTTGCGCACCCAAGAGATGTTCTACGGAACCGTTAATGCCGCCTCGGTCTACCCGCGCGAGGTGGTCAAAGCGTCGCTGGTTACGAACGCGAGTGCGGTTATTCTCTATCATAACCACCCAAGTGGCGACGCCACCCCAAGTCAAGCAGACTGCCGCATTACCCGCCAATTAACGGACGCGTTAGCATTGGTTGATATCCGAGTACTGGGCCACTTCGTGGTTTCATTCGAGAGTGTTGTTTCATTTTCTGAGCTAGGTTGGATTTAA